The genomic DNA TGGTGTTGCGGACGTCGAGGACGAGCGGGGGCTGCTTGCCGTCGAGCGCCTGGCGGAGCTGATGGGCGCTCAGTCGGCTTGCCTGGCGCACCTCGTCGGCCATGGCGGGGAAGGCGCCTTCGGGTTCGCGCAGGTAGCCGCCGACGCGGTCGAAGCCGATCCGGGCGAGCCGGGTGACGATCTCCTCCTCGCGGTCCTGCGGTGCGATGACGACGACCTCCTGGTCGGGGGCGACGACCGTTCCGGCCTGCTCGGCGAACCGCCCGTCGGCGGGCACGTTCACGGAACCGAGTAGATGCCCGGTAGCGAACTCCTGCGGGTCGCGGGCGTCCAGGACCAGCGCACCTGCGGCCCGGCGGTCGAGGAACTCGGCGGCGGACAAAGGCTGTTGGGTGACTGTCGCGTCGAACAGGCCGTGGTCCTTGCGGTTGAGGATGGCGTCGTAGACGAAGTAGCCGGGCGCGGAGGGCTGTCCGGCGGTGACGAGGGCGACGAACTCCTGCTCGCTCATGGGAGCGCAGGCGTAGTTGGTGGCGCGCTGCTGTCCGATGGTCGACTGGCGTTCGGTGGAGAGGTTCTTGCCGCAGGAGGATCCGGCGCCGTGGGCGGGGAAGACGCGGACCGGGTCGGGCAGGGCCATGAGCTTGTGCTGGATGCTGTCGTAGAGCATGTGGCCGAGTTCGTCGGCGGTGACGCCGAGGGAGGCCAGCAGGTCGGGGCGGCCGACGTCGCCGATGAACAGCGCGTCGCCGGTCAGGACGCCGTACGGGATCGGGTCGGCCCCGTGTTCGTAGACCAGGACGCTGATGGACTCCGGGGTGTGGCCGGGGGTTTCCAGGATCTCCAGGGTGACGTCGCCGAGGCTGATGCGCTCGCCGTCGGTGAGCTTGCGGATCGGGTACTCCGTCTCGGCGCGGTGGCCGTAGCCGATCCAGGCGCCGGTGCGGGCGGCGAGTTCGAGGTGGCCGGCGAGGAAGTCGGCGTGGAAGTGGGTGTTGATGACGGCCTCGATGGTGAAGCCGTGGGCCTCGGCGTCGGCGAGGTACTCCGAGACGTCGCGGCGCGGGTCGACCACGACGGCCTTACCGGTGAACTCGTCGGCGATCAGGTAGGACGCCTGGGAGAGGCAGTCGAGGTAGTGCTGGGCGAAGAACACGGATGACCTCCGTAGTGGATCGATGAGATCTAATACCCTGGGGGGTATCCAAGTGATCAGGTTGGACCCTGTGCGGGTGGTGAGGTGACCGGCCGGGGTCGGGGGAGGCCCGGGCCGGCCGGTCAGAGGCGGCCGGTGAGCATGCCGTGCCAGTACAGCGGCGGCAGGCCGTACCGCTTGAACAGCCACATGTCGCGGCGTTCCTTGAAGGTGTCGATCAGCGGGAAGCTCGGGGTGGGCCGCAGGTCGTAGTCGAACTCGGCGAGCAGCATTTTGTCGCGGGCGGTCACCAGCGGGCAGGAGGTGTAGCCGTCGTAGCGGCGGGTTGGCTCGGCGCCCTTCATGACGGCGAGCAGGTTGGCGGCGGCCACCGGGGCCTGCTTGCGGACGGCCGCGCCAGTCTTGGACGTGGGCAGGTTCGCCACGTCGCCGAGCGCGAAGACCTCGGGGTGGAGGGGGTGTTGGAGGGTGTGCTTGTCGGCCGCGATGAATTCCTGCGGGCTCGCGGGGTCGGCGAGCGGGCCGGTCTTGACCCAGTCCGGGGCGCTCTGCGGTGGGACGGCGTGCAGGAGGTCGTAGGCGAGAGTTTCCTTGGTCCCGGTGGCGTGATCGGTGACGGTCAGTTCGCGGGCGTCGCCGTCGACGGCGATCATCTCCGAACGCAGCCGCACCTCGATGCCGTACCGGGCGGCGACCTTCTCCAGTACCTCGGACCAGGCCGGTACCTTGAACAGGGCGGGGTCGGGGATCACGAGGACGATCCGGATGCGGTCCAGGACCTTCTGCTTGCGCCAGTGGTCGGCGGCCAGGTAGGCGATCTTCTGCGGTGCGCCGCCGCACTTGAGCGGGGTGGCCGGGTGGGTGAAGACGGCCGTGCCCGAGCGCATGCCGCGGATCAGGTCCCAGGTGCGCGGGGCGTACTCGGGTGCGTAGTTGCTGGTGACGCGGTCATGGCCGATGGCCTCGGCGAGGCCGGGCACGCCGTTCCAGTCGAGCTGGAGGCCGGGCGCCATGACGAGGAAGTCGTAGCCGAGCCTGCGGCCGTCGGCGAGGGTGACGGTCCGCAGGTCCGGGTCGATTGCCCGGGCGGCCTGTCGGATCCAGTGCACTCCGTCGGGGACGACGGACGCCTCGGGGCGGCGGGTGGCGCGCAGCGGGGCCTGGCCGCCGCCGACCAGGGTCCACAGCGGCTGGTACCAGTGGGTGTCGGACGGTTCGATCAGGGCGATGCCGGTGACACCGGCGCGGCGCAGCCGGGCCGCGACGCTGATCCCGGCGCTGCCGCCGCCGACGATGACGACGTGACGGTGGGTGGGGGGTGAGGGCATGGAGGCCAAGGAAGGACTCCCATCGGATGTGGGTGCGGATGCGGTGCCCGATGAACCGGGCCGGGGCCAGGAGCGGCCAAAGGGGGCGGGCACGGTCAGGCCACGGTGGCGTGGGGTCCGGTCACCAGCGGGCGGCCGGTCCGGGCCCAGCCGCTGGTGCCGCCCGCAACGGAGTACGCGTCGATGCCGGCCCCGCTCATGCGGTCGGCGGCGGTCAGGCTGCGGTTGCCGCTGGCGCAGATCACGTACACCGGCCGACCGGCGGGCAGTTCGCCGATCCGGCCCGCCAGAGCGCTGAGCGGCATCAGTCGCGCGCCCGGTACGTGGCCGACCAGGTATTCGCTCTGCTCCCGGACGTCCACGACGATCCCACCGGCCGCCAGAGCCGCGGCGAACGCTTCCGGATCCACTTCACGAGCCATCTTCGGAACCTCCTCGGAATACCCTAGGGGGTATCTATGACAGCGAGGGTAGGGTGCTCCCGGAATCGCTGTCAAATACCCCCTAGGGTATTTTGCCCGTCAGGTAAGGGCACCGGTCGGCAGGGATCACCGGACGAGCCACGAGTCGAAGGCGGCCTGGTGCATCCGCGAGGCCGCGAGCAGATTGGCGTACACCTGCTCGACGTCCGGGGCGTCGAGCCCCGACCGCGCCTTCGTGAGTGCGGCGATGTCGTCGGTCTCGAACGTGAGGCCGGCCTTGAGTGCGCCGTCCACACTTGCGGTGCCCTGCTTCAGTAGCTGGTCGTACGTGGCCTGGACGGTGGCGTCGGTGAAGTCGCCCGCCGCCTTGCCCGCGGTGGGGTCGCTCACGTCGTAGCGGTCGAGGAGTGTGCGGACCGCATCGAGGTGATGGGTCTCGGCGGCGGCAATCCGGTCGAAGACGTGGGCGTCGTACCGGGCGGCGAACACGGTGTAGAGGTCGTGGGCGAGCTTCTCCTCCTGGGCCATGTGGGCGAGCCTGGTCTTCTGGGACGCGCTCAGGGTGCCGCTGGGTGCTGTGGTGGCGGCCGAACCGGTGAGCGAGCAGGGGCCGTTGCCGTCCCCGACTCCCGTCCCGTCGCCGTGGCGGTAGGTGTGCTGCTGACCGTTCATCATCATCGAGCTCTGCGTGGTGGACCGTACGGACGGCGTCTGCCCTCCGGCCGGACCGGCGGTGGCCGGACCGGCGACGAGGATGCCCCCGGTCACGACTGCCGCTGCCGCGGCGATCGCGGCGGCGAGCTTGGTGTTGCGCTTCATGACGCACCTTCTCCGGATCTGCTTTCCCTTGACGTGCTCTTCGTCGATGCGCTTTCACCGTCCCGCCGGGCGTCGCAGACGGCATGGCAGTGGTGTGGAGGCGGTATGGAGCCCACCGGACGTGCCCGTAGGGGCTGTTCGGCCCTGGCGGGGGCGGCCCGCGCCCCGTACACCTGGGTGCATGGCCACCACCGTGCTCGTCGTCGAGGACGAGAAGGAGATCCGCGAACTGCTGCGCCGCTACATGGAGCGGGCAGGGTATGCGGTGGTGACGACCGGCTCCGGTGCAGAGGCGATCAGGCTGCTCGGAGACGGGGCGGCGGACCTGGCGGTCCTGGACCTGGGTCTGCCGGACATCGACGGGGACGACGTGCTGCGCGAGGCGCATGCCCGCGGCGGGATCCCGGTCGTGGTGCTCACGGCGCGCAGCGCGGTCGAGGACCGCATCCACGGGCTGCGGCTGGGCGCTGACGACTATGTGACCAAGCCGTTCAGCCCGACCGAGTTGGTGCTGCGCGTCCAGGCCGTGCTGCACCGGGCCGGAGCGGTATCCGGTACTCCGGGGGAATCGGCGGTCTCGTACGGCGGGGGGCGGCTGCGCATCGACGAAGCACGGCACGAGGCGACGCTCGACGGCACGGCGCTGGAGCTGACACCGACCGAGTGGGGCCTGCTGACCGCCCTCGCCTCGGTCCCGGGACGGGTGTACTCGCGCTACGAACTCGTCAACCGGGTCCAGGGCTACGAGTTCACCGGCTACGAACGCACCATCGACTCGCACGTGAAGAACCTGCGGCGCAAGCTGGGGCCCGACGCCTCGGGCGTAGTCGAAACGGTGCTCGGCGTGGGCTACCGGCTGGGACTGAGCCGTGACGCGTGAGGCCGGGCGGCGCCTGGGACTCGGGCCCCTGGGCGGGCGGCTGTTCGCGGCGTTCGCCGTCGTGGCTCTCTCGTCGGTGGCGCTCCTGACGGCTGCCGCCCTCGTCGGCACCGACCGGGGGATCAGCACAGCGCAGCAGGCCGACCGGCAGCGCGTCGCCGAACGCACGGCCGCCGCTGCGGCGGCGGCCTACCACAGGGCCGGCGGCTGGAGCGCGGCCGACCTCGGCCCCACCCGTACGATCGCGGCCGGCGCCGACGCGGTGCTCACCGTGCAAGACGCCGACAGCCGGGTCATTCTGTCCACGGCCGACTCCCCGGACGACACGGAGCACGGCACGGGCATGCACGGTCAGGGGCACGGCACGGGTATGTCCGGTGCCGGGTCAGGTCGCACCGCGAGCGCCGACATCGTGTCCGGTGGCAGCACAGTGGGCTCCGTGCACCTGCGTTTTCCCTATGTATCCGGATCGGCCGGCCGGAACATCGCCTGGGGCTGGATCGCGGGCGCGGCGCTGGCCGCCCTGGCACTAGCCCTGGCCGTGAGCTGGTACGTGACCCGCCGCCTCACCGACCCGGTCGTACGGGTCGCCCGCACCGCCCGCGCACTCGCCGCCGGCGACCACACCGCCCGCGCCCGGGTGGACGCGCCCGGCGAACTGGGCGACCTCTCCCGCGCCTTCGACACCATGGCCGACGACGTCACCCACGCCGAGCAGGCCCGCCGCCGCCTCTCGGCCGACGTCGCCCACGAACTGCGCACCCCGCTGGCTGCACTGCAGGCCGGCCTGGAGGAACTGCGCGACGGATACGACACCCCCTCACCGGCCCGCCTGGCCGCACTCCACGACCAGACCCTGCGCCTGGGCCGCGTCGTCGGCGACCTGGCCGAACTGTCCGAGGCCGAATCGGCCCGGCTGTCCCTGAACACGGCCCCGGTCGAACTCGCCCACCTCGTACGCCATGCCGTGACCGACCGGGAGTCCGAACTGCGCGCCGCCGGACTCACCGTCCGCACCCGCATCGCCACCGACCCGCTGCCCGTCCACGCCGACGCCGACCGCATCCACCAGGCCCTGGGCAACCTGCTGAGCAACGCGGCCCGCTACTGCCGCCCCGGTGACACCGTCACCGTCACCGCATCCGCCGAAGGCGACGCGATACTCGTGGAGGTCACCGACGACGGCCCCGGCATTCCCGCCGACGAACTCCCGCACGTCTTCGACCGGCTCTGGCGCGGCAGCGCCGCCCGGCACCGCAGCGGTGGCAGCGGCATCGGCCTCGCCGTGGTGAAAGAACTGATCACCGCGCACGGCGGCACCGTCACGGCCCTCTCGGAACCCGCCGCAGGGACACGGATCGTCATCCGGCTGCCGCGCGACGGCGCCGCCCGGCCATCCGGTGACCGGCTGACACACCATTGACCCTGGCATCAGGGTTCACCTGCTGTCGGCAAGGCTTCCACCCGGCAGCCGGCACGTTGCGGGCCTGTCCGTCTTGCCCAGATGAGCGTATGCGGCGACGGCGGGTTCCCGGCCCGTGAGCAGGGACCCCGCCGTCCGCACGGGGGTTGCGCGGTCACACCGCAGTGGTCACACAGCCGTGGTCGCACCCCGGGTGCGCGCCTTGCGGCAGTGCAGGGCGAACGCGGTGGTCGCCGCGCCGGCGGTGAGGATGTCGGCCGCGATGGCAATCGGCAGGCTCGTTGAGGTGGAACCCGAGTAGGAGTCGTTCTGAGCGGCGAGGTCCTGGTTGTATGCGGCCAGGTCGGACGCGGACGAGGCCGTCTGCGTGTAGTGCGGGATCGGCTTCACCGACTTCACAGAGGCCCGCTGCTCGAAGGACGCGTCACGATCCGGCCGGTGTGCCAGTTGTTCTCGATGAACTGGGTGATCGACGCCTGCTCGGTGGCGGTGTGGTCGACCTTGTTGACCTTGCTGTACGGCGAGATGACCAGCAGCGGCTGCCGGGTGCCCGGCCCGCAGCGGTCCGCGCGTGCCTTCGGCGACTACTTACGTTTCGACCGGGCGTGGGACCTGCTCGGTGACACCGGTCCCGAACGTCCCGGCATCGCGCCGCACCAGCCGCTGTCCTTCAGCGGCTCCTCCCCTGACTTCGTCTGCCGCAGCATCCCGGCACCCGATCTGACGATCGAGCAGGTCGTGGGCCTGGGCGTTACCTTCGCCCGCGAGGCGCTGAAGGCCCATGCGGACGCGTTCGGTGGCGCCCTCCGTGCGGACGGCTGACCCGGGTGGGCGGCCAATACGATCGCGGTAGGCTCCGCTCCTTGCGCGGGAGTGGGGTGGTATGGACGTCCTGGGAGTCGATGCCTGCGGTAAGCAGGGCTGGGTCGGGATCGGGCTCACGGACGGCGCGTACGCGGGCAGCCTGGTGGATGGCCGGCTCGACACGCTGATCGAGCGTGCCGTCGGCGCGCGGGTGATAGCGGTGGACATGCCGCTCGGGCTCGTCGAGGAGGGCTGGCGCGCCGCGGACCTGGCGGCCAAGGCCCTGCTCGGTGTGCGGCGCAACAGCGTCTTCCTCATCGCGCCGACGCCGGTGTGGCAGGAACGCGCATACGTGGCGGCAGCCGACCGGTGCCAGGAGCTCACCGGTAACCGGTTGAGCCGGCAGGCGTGGGCGCTGGCACCGAAGCTGCTTGAGGCGCGGGCATGCTGGCTGGCCGATGAACGGGTCCACGAGGTACACCCCGAGGTGTGCTTCTCCGCCATGGCGGACGGGGATCCGCCGGCTTACGCGAAGAAGACCTGGCGGGGGCAGCACCTGCGCCGCTCCCTGTTGGCCGAGGCCGGGATCGTACTCCCGGACGTGCTCGGGGAGGCGGATCGTGTTCCCGCGGACGACGTTCTCGACGCTGCCGGCGCGGCCTGGTCGGCGTACCGGATCGCACGGGGGACCTCGGGCCGGGTTCCCGAGGTGCCCCAACTCGACGCGGAAGGCCGCGCCGTCGAGATTCGTTTCTGATCAGCGGCGGATGCCGACGCCTCTCGCAGGGTATTTTCCCGGCCTCCGGGGACGACCGGGTCGCCGCCCCAGCCTCGCGGCGCCGACACCGCATCCTGGCTCTGCTCTTCGGGCTGGCCTTCCTCGGGTGTGACCTCGGGGGTGTGACCTCGCCGTCGGCGATCGCGCGGAGATGCTCGGCCCGGGCCTTCTCGGCCGCGTGATCCGCATCGCGTGAGGTCTGCCAGGTCCGCACGTGTCGAAACTCACCCCCGCGTACGGGCGCGGCGGCTCCACCACCGCGTACACCTGGCAGATCGCCATGGAGCCGGGTCGGTTCGCCGCGCCGATCCAGGTCGTGGAGCCCCGTTGGACGAAGGGCGTCCACCACTCCACCGGTAAGTCCTGCCTGCCGATCTCGACTGACATCAAGGCCAAGCCGCACGGCTACACCTGGGACCCCGATATCCGCTGGGGCGGTGGACGAGCAACATCGCCGTCCGCGACTAAGGGACCTACCACGTCTGGAGACCCTGCCTGATCCCGACCGCGTTCGCTCGTGACCGGTCCGCCGAGGCACCTTTTCGGCCGACGAGGTGCCTCGGCAGTACAGAAGTTACCGAGTATCCAATTCCTGAATAAATGTTCGGCTTCGGCGGTTCCGGGGGCCTGAGGCCGCGGGGTGCGTGGTCGCCCTGGTCTCTCCGATCAGGACGATGGCCGTCCGGTGGCGGACGTTCGCCGGGCGCCGGGGCGAGCGCACCGACCTCGTGACGGTGACACCTGCCGCGCCTCCAGCCGCCCGGACGTCGAAGGCGCCTCAACCCGGCGGCACGAGCGGGTACTTGGCGCCGTCCGGGGCGTCCGTGAGCGGGATGCGGGCGGTGATGCGTTTGCCGACGGGCTCGCGCCGGGCTTCGAAACCTCGGGCCACGGCCCGCACGATCTCCAGGCCGTGCTGCCCCACCCGTTGGGCATCGGCGGCACGGGCGACCGGCAGCACCGGGTCGGAGTCCCACACCTCCACCTCGACCAGGGAATCGACGATCCGCAGATCCATCAACACCGGACCGGGCGCGTACTTACGGGCGTTGGTGACCAACTCGCTCACCACCAACTGGGTGAGATCCATGGCACGGGCCGACACCGGCAGCCCGTACTCGGTCCGCGCCCGGGCGAGGAACAGCGCGGCCAGCCGGCGGGCCTCGGCGATGCACGAGCCGTCCCCGTCCAGCGCCACGGTGGACCGCAGGGCCCGGGCCTGCGGTGCTGTGTCGCCGTCCTCCGGTGAATCTGGTTCCATCCGGATCGTCTCACCGCCTTCCGCGTGCCCCGCGCATACCCCGTGAAGCACCGCGCACTCCGTCATTTTCCGATGGCCCCACCGGACACAAGCATCAACCGTACGATCCGGGGCAGCACTTCGGATGAAAATCCTGATCCGTAGCGCTCACCGACTTGTGTATGAGGACAGATGGTGAACACCGAACAAGCGGGGCAGCCAGGGCGGTTGTCGGTCAGGACCGACGTCGTCGACGGCACCTTGGTCGTGGCAGTCGCCGGAGAGATCGACCATCAGACAGGCGGCTCGCTGAGGAAGGCGCTGGACCCGCTGGAGGGCGCCGCGCCTCGCGTTGTCATCGACCTGAGCGATGTCACCTTCATGGACTCCAGTGGCATCAACATCCTCATCGCCGTGCAGAGCGGGCTCGCCGAATCGGGCGGTTGGCTGCGGCTGGCCGGGGCCGCCCCGGCCGTGCTGCGCATCATCCGACTCGTCGGGATCGACGGATTCATCGACTGCCATCCGACCGTCCAACAGGCCCTCGGCAACTGACCGTTGGGTGGGGTCGGGAAACCCGCTGTCGGGCTGTCGGGGCACGGTGACGGACAGTCCCCGTGACAGAGACCTTGGAGTTCCCCGCCCTGCTGCGGCTGATCGACGGGGCACGGCCGGTGAGCCGGTCCTTGCCCTGTACGGCCATGTCCCGGTGAACTCCCTTGAGGTGGAGGGCAATTCCGGGAGCCGCGGTGCCGGGCCTGTCCACCGGTCGTACGGATCGGCGGACAGGCCCCGCGCCTTACTACCCGCGACGGCCCGTCGGACCCTGGGTGACCGAGTCCTGGTCCGCGGTGCCGGAGGCCGGTCCGGAGGTGTCGGAACCGGTGTCCGGGCCGGCGGTGGTGTCCTGGGCGCGGTCGGCGTTGCCGGGCCACCAGGCGGCGTGGCCGATCAGGGCGGTGAGACTGGGCGTGAAGAACATCGCCATCACGAAGGCGGCGACGGCGATGCCGAAGGAGACGGCGAAACCCATCTCGGTGAGCAGCGCGTTGCCCGCCAGCATCATCGTCGCGAAGGTCGCCGCGAGGATGAAACCGGCCGCGGCCACGGTGGGCCCCGCGTGCCGTAGCGCCATGCTCGCCGCCTCGCGCGGATCGCGGCCCTCGCGGGCCTCCTCGCGGAGCCGGGCGATCATGAGGATGTTGTAGTCCGTGCCGATGGCGACCACGAAGAGATACATGATCACCGGGAGCATGAACATCAGCCCCGGGTGTCCCTGCGCGTCCTGGAAGATCCAGACGGTCGCTCCGAGGGTGGCGCCGAAGCCGAGTCCCACCGAGGCGATGAGATACCACGGTGCGACCACACTGCGCAGCAGCAGTCCCAGGATCAGCATGATCAGCAGGGCGGCGACGGGGAAGACGGTCCGGTAGTCGTGGTTGACCGCGGAGTTGATGTCCTTGTAGATCGAGGACATGCCGCCGACCACGGCCTCGGTGCCGTCGGGCGCGGCGGAGTGCGCGACCTCGCGCACCCGGCCCACCGCGTCGATCGCCTTCTCCGTGGACGCCTCGTACTTCAGCGTGACGGTGAAGTCGGCCGTGGTGCCGCCCTGGTTGACCTGGCTCATGCGGGCGCTCGCGACACCGTCGACGGCCCCGAGCTTCTCCGCGTAGGAG from Streptomyces sp. NBC_01478 includes the following:
- a CDS encoding alkaline phosphatase family protein produces the protein MLVISPYSKVNKVDHTATEQASITQFIENNWHTGRIVTRPSSSGPL
- a CDS encoding sensor histidine kinase produces the protein MTREAGRRLGLGPLGGRLFAAFAVVALSSVALLTAAALVGTDRGISTAQQADRQRVAERTAAAAAAAYHRAGGWSAADLGPTRTIAAGADAVLTVQDADSRVILSTADSPDDTEHGTGMHGQGHGTGMSGAGSGRTASADIVSGGSTVGSVHLRFPYVSGSAGRNIAWGWIAGAALAALALALAVSWYVTRRLTDPVVRVARTARALAAGDHTARARVDAPGELGDLSRAFDTMADDVTHAEQARRRLSADVAHELRTPLAALQAGLEELRDGYDTPSPARLAALHDQTLRLGRVVGDLAELSEAESARLSLNTAPVELAHLVRHAVTDRESELRAAGLTVRTRIATDPLPVHADADRIHQALGNLLSNAARYCRPGDTVTVTASAEGDAILVEVTDDGPGIPADELPHVFDRLWRGSAARHRSGGSGIGLAVVKELITAHGGTVTALSEPAAGTRIVIRLPRDGAARPSGDRLTHH
- a CDS encoding FAD-dependent oxidoreductase, translated to MPSPPTHRHVVIVGGGSAGISVAARLRRAGVTGIALIEPSDTHWYQPLWTLVGGGQAPLRATRRPEASVVPDGVHWIRQAARAIDPDLRTVTLADGRRLGYDFLVMAPGLQLDWNGVPGLAEAIGHDRVTSNYAPEYAPRTWDLIRGMRSGTAVFTHPATPLKCGGAPQKIAYLAADHWRKQKVLDRIRIVLVIPDPALFKVPAWSEVLEKVAARYGIEVRLRSEMIAVDGDARELTVTDHATGTKETLAYDLLHAVPPQSAPDWVKTGPLADPASPQEFIAADKHTLQHPLHPEVFALGDVANLPTSKTGAAVRKQAPVAAANLLAVMKGAEPTRRYDGYTSCPLVTARDKMLLAEFDYDLRPTPSFPLIDTFKERRDMWLFKRYGLPPLYWHGMLTGRL
- a CDS encoding MBL fold metallo-hydrolase codes for the protein MFFAQHYLDCLSQASYLIADEFTGKAVVVDPRRDVSEYLADAEAHGFTIEAVINTHFHADFLAGHLELAARTGAWIGYGHRAETEYPIRKLTDGERISLGDVTLEILETPGHTPESISVLVYEHGADPIPYGVLTGDALFIGDVGRPDLLASLGVTADELGHMLYDSIQHKLMALPDPVRVFPAHGAGSSCGKNLSTERQSTIGQQRATNYACAPMSEQEFVALVTAGQPSAPGYFVYDAILNRKDHGLFDATVTQQPLSAAEFLDRRAAGALVLDARDPQEFATGHLLGSVNVPADGRFAEQAGTVVAPDQEVVVIAPQDREEEIVTRLARIGFDRVGGYLREPEGAFPAMADEVRQASRLSAHQLRQALDGKQPPLVLDVRNTSEREEGFIEGSAHIPLAELPCRLDEIPADRPLVVHCAGGHRSSIAASLLRHNGLADVSDLLGGYGAWLTEPSPTLDFARAGGPPSADA
- a CDS encoding response regulator transcription factor, whose translation is MATTVLVVEDEKEIRELLRRYMERAGYAVVTTGSGAEAIRLLGDGAADLAVLDLGLPDIDGDDVLREAHARGGIPVVVLTARSAVEDRIHGLRLGADDYVTKPFSPTELVLRVQAVLHRAGAVSGTPGESAVSYGGGRLRIDEARHEATLDGTALELTPTEWGLLTALASVPGRVYSRYELVNRVQGYEFTGYERTIDSHVKNLRRKLGPDASGVVETVLGVGYRLGLSRDA
- a CDS encoding rhodanese-like domain-containing protein; protein product: MAREVDPEAFAAALAAGGIVVDVREQSEYLVGHVPGARLMPLSALAGRIGELPAGRPVYVICASGNRSLTAADRMSGAGIDAYSVAGGTSGWARTGRPLVTGPHATVA
- a CDS encoding DUF2202 domain-containing protein, which gives rise to MKRNTKLAAAIAAAAAVVTGGILVAGPATAGPAGGQTPSVRSTTQSSMMMNGQQHTYRHGDGTGVGDGNGPCSLTGSAATTAPSGTLSASQKTRLAHMAQEEKLAHDLYTVFAARYDAHVFDRIAAAETHHLDAVRTLLDRYDVSDPTAGKAAGDFTDATVQATYDQLLKQGTASVDGALKAGLTFETDDIAALTKARSGLDAPDVEQVYANLLAASRMHQAAFDSWLVR
- a CDS encoding STAS domain-containing protein gives rise to the protein MVNTEQAGQPGRLSVRTDVVDGTLVVAVAGEIDHQTGGSLRKALDPLEGAAPRVVIDLSDVTFMDSSGINILIAVQSGLAESGGWLRLAGAAPAVLRIIRLVGIDGFIDCHPTVQQALGN
- a CDS encoding DUF429 domain-containing protein produces the protein MDVLGVDACGKQGWVGIGLTDGAYAGSLVDGRLDTLIERAVGARVIAVDMPLGLVEEGWRAADLAAKALLGVRRNSVFLIAPTPVWQERAYVAAADRCQELTGNRLSRQAWALAPKLLEARACWLADERVHEVHPEVCFSAMADGDPPAYAKKTWRGQHLRRSLLAEAGIVLPDVLGEADRVPADDVLDAAGAAWSAYRIARGTSGRVPEVPQLDAEGRAVEIRF
- a CDS encoding ATP-binding protein, which gives rise to MEPDSPEDGDTAPQARALRSTVALDGDGSCIAEARRLAALFLARARTEYGLPVSARAMDLTQLVVSELVTNARKYAPGPVLMDLRIVDSLVEVEVWDSDPVLPVARAADAQRVGQHGLEIVRAVARGFEARREPVGKRITARIPLTDAPDGAKYPLVPPG